The window GTATCCACCTAATCTCTCTGAAATCATGAACACATCAACTAGGGGATGAGAGGCACGACTTCTCTGAATTTGGCGCAAACCTGTTGCAAAATGGATGAGATACCTCACTTTacatttttaactcctaaaacGTGCTGGCTATGTTTTTCACCACAtagaatgtatatttttaaaatgtttgatgtctttttagtaTTACCCCAAACTTCAGGTAcatactggactggtgccttttgctgaaaGTAACTAAGGGGGTTAGCTGaaagcataactgagtctgcccagtgagaattctgaagccaaagttgggaggagcAAGGCCTGGCAATTTCTAGTAAGTAATTTCCTGGTTCTGGACGCAGGTGTcataaggacagtctatgagcactctggcacttatCTAGTTAAACtactatccccccccccagcccccgccacccCTTTCCTTGCATGGGCTTTTgttttctccttctgccccctttctctcacctccaccacagggggaaagcagagggcctcggcaaagcttggaataaattactagaaagtaactCCATTGATTCCACATAATGATACTTTCCCAAATAATTTACAGATGTCTATGAGAATTATTTGCAGAACTCAGAttatccatttcccccctcctggggggATTCTTGGATGTAGTTGCAGGTGTTTGCAGCTTGCTTCTTGTCAGCTGGGAGTTTTACTCTGTAGTACCCAAGCAGAATATCACTTCCCCTCCTACATTCAACATGCCTTGAAGTGCAGAAGacataggcagaactgggggtgggggggagggcacgtgccctaggcaccaccaatgtgggggcgccacgccagttcctgccacccccaccctattgctcacctgcccagccccagggcgctcagccacttgcctccagctccggcctaggatcggcagcgaggcctaggatcggagcagcctgcaaactgcagagctcttctctccccgcctctcagctgatggttggctgggcggggcttccagagaggcctccgagtaggcctccctgaagcctgaactcggcaggccccaagaaaggcaggaaggaggctggcagagctccctgcagcagaccctccctgcagcagaccagaccatccagcacagcttttgcaaggtaggctgtgaattcctttttgtggttacccccatatatagggatctgcttgccacagggctttgatatgggtggtggggcgagactgagaagtctctgaatatttcatttaaaacagactgggaaatgtgctggctttaaaatcaaaaactatctaaggcctataagtggcttgtttcatgtcagaaaattacaaaaacgtctggaacaaatatttatttattcattcattctctcattcatttataaatgcacttatgttcaagttgttttgcaacccagaaggtctgagtgagaactgtgaagcatgtgttgtgcttttattttattttattttatttttcttgtgtgtgaacttctctccaataacttgcagggacttcagggtaaatctggccaacatgtgaatgcagcacctccattccagaggagatgtgtgttaaagcactttaaaagcctcgtgtgaaaaacctccaggaatcaaactttactgaatttgttcagaattctgagaaaacaaacataggctcaccctggctggttgaaagtctcctttgctaatctgcagcgagggggccattttaataattagcgttgctagtgtgttctaggcattaaatatatagtactcaatgtatatcactatatactgtgaagtgtgcatgtgtgtattcagtgaaatgtatttccaggcagcatacttactttgagatatcagacttaaatccttgggggcctgggatgtgcggaggccctggactttgaggggctggggccccattttaaaatctcatcttggcccattccaaccttgctatgcccctggcggtcactacacatgggtttctgcacaacacctgcacagaagaaacttccatgtagaaaatgtgtctcttgtcaattgaccctgaatttttccatccatgactgggatatttgagagttagagtcaataataaaagaacagcacactgcttgtgacaggaaggggcaaattacaatgatttcttagtctggcaggggctggttttggccctggcagaacttggctgtctgctcctgttgcaaatgcctctttctagtgtggcaaactaatgtatcctcctccctcttggtgtcaaaggaagcactggtgtggtgaatgcacatatacccaccccatcatgagccaacagtcatcataagacaaaggctggcaggaatcattcactggtttatagacaccccaccaccaccttcttcttcccctattttgctagtggctatttgggcaggtgatcctctaggacaaagtcgtgttttttaaaaagaatgagatgagacagagaaaatgacacttggaatcctcacataactcctgactgttgttctaagtcttttacagagatggctcatgttttcaggttttgatcaacaaccatgtctagatggtacagtgttccttttaacaaggatttccagatattgttgactacaagtcccatcattcctgtttggacaggggcgcaatttcagtgcttgccctaggcgctattttctctagttacgcctctggcagaaGAGCAGAGAGTTGGTGCTGCTGTTCCTGCTGGGATCTTATCAGCCATTCTACTGTTGGTCAGTGGGACTTTCTCATTCTCATTCAGGTGTTCTGCCACTGCAGCCGCTAAGTGAAAACAGAAATGTGCCCAATGAGACCATTTTTACAGGTAAGCATACCAGTCTAGACACTCATTCCTCCATGGAAGAGCTAACTTCTGAACAGAAAGAAATGGTCAGTGTCTTTGGATATAGGTTGTCTGTTTTACTAATAGGACATGCTAGTGGGATGAATGGCTGGATCACTTTGCTGCTTCATTGGTTACACACTCTATATGCTATTCTATATAAATCTTCATTTATGGATGGTTTAAAATATTCCAATAAGTAGTATCACCTTTGCTTGACTTCCTTTTACTGACAAAGTGGTTTTGGATTCTTTACAGCCAGAACCCAAAGGCAGGCAAGCTCAAATGCCTCCTCCTTAAACATGTGTACATACCAATTGCAGGGAAATCACTTCCAAGAAAGTGACTgccatccaaactaatgctgcatTTCTGCTAAGTCAGAAGTTCGAggtccagactagtgttgcactggtgcaaaagGGTGCCTTTTTGGAATGCCGCAAACTGTTGGGAGGTGACTCTGGGGAGGAACGTAATTCACATTAGACATActgggggaacccccccccagATTTGCAGCAACACCCTCTTATTGTTGATGGCCTTATTTTGACACCAAGCGTGAGGCAATCCACGACTCTGAGATAATAGGAAGCAATGACAACATGaccctattgctgctgctgttcctgaaaACACCCATTAATTCACACTGTCTAATGCTGTTCAGGCACAGATACAGAAAACGATGGGTGACAATAACTTTATTTGTATTAGAAAATAAGTCAGGGAAATGAATGAGGCAACAACTTGCACTTGATATTTTTTATTCTGTGATCATTTAAAATTAGGCTAACATTTTTTAGATCCATAGTTCAAGAAGGGAAAGATAGGTATATTTTTGAACTGCcaagagccatctgggtgaggcagtataaaaacctaaataaataaataaataaataaataaataaataaataaataaataagaggctaACTCCTAATGTATACATAGAAATTCACTATTCCCTCCCCATGTTCAGTTTGAAATGTTATAatctaaatagcaatagcacttacatttatataccgctctatagctggaagcacctcggaaggctgagtcaaccttgagcccctggtcaggattgaacttgtaaccttctggttacagggcggcagttttaccactgcgccaccaggggctcttaagtcAGGCAGTCAGGCCTTCATGTACTTTCATTTGGTTGTGattacaaatcacacacacacccctaatttgcaacaacaaaaatgtcTCAAGGCATCTTAGATAGCAAAAGGAAAATGAAAACAATTCCTATCCCAGAAGGCTGCCTCCTCTAAAAAGAAGCCCAAGGGAGACATTAACAAGATCCTCTGGGAAGGCTGCGATGCTAAATTGAATAGGCACACTTGCTCTCCACTCATGAAAAATAGGACCGtctcccctttaaaaaatgtgCCCCTTTTACAGTTAGCAGTTAGCAGGGCAGTTGGCAACATTCTTACCTATTACCAGCTCAGAACTCTACAGAGGGGTTGCCGTGGCGCCCAGCTCAAACGCTCACAGGTCTTCCTTCAGGCGAGGAAGGCAGCTTGAAGACCTGGATCTTTGCACGCTACGGTCTTGAGCCATACATACTGGTACATGCTACAGTACTTGGCAGATACATGTAAGTATTTGCTATGAAGCGCTCCCGCCTTCTCAAAGAGTAAGAAGTCCAGTGGTAGTGCTGCTGCTTTTCCATTGGCTAAGGAAGCACTTGAGAATTACGTTCATGTAATAATGGGTTGTATTTCCAAGACTACAGGTAGAGCATAGCTGAAGCCATGGATTTCTGCTGCAGACAGCAAAACTGCTGATCCTGCCTCAGATTCCCAAAGAGAACAATTGCTTGGACTCACAGCTTTCCAGGCTGCTTCTGGTCCAGCTAAACCTACACTCCTCTACCTCTGATTCATTCTCCCTGTCTTTGCATATGTgaactcctccctctcttttgACTGATTGActgccctcctcccccacaccctttAAAATATAACAACTGAAGGCTGCTGAGAAAAGGCCATTCCAGgaacgtaactataatagggcaaggggagagagttgtctggggcccattgccttgccccccccccgaccgaggctagtcacatgactgacccccccagccacgcacccgccttgACATCCTCCAGTTGTATTCAtactccgaaattgatgtgagggTTAAGTTACcagaagctaccagaacagcatgtatttctctagtaccatttaatgacttgcatcgtccacaatttacaaaaccttggaaaaaataatttaggatgatgttctattgtggcacataggggtgtgtgtgtgtatgtatgtgtatatatacacacacacatacacacacactttttcttagcactattcagcctcatttaagatttattttcttcatgagctgaacttcagtgaggggagtgggccattttaaaatccactccaaccttgctatgcccctaggCCATtcgttgaggtcattcacacaatcaaaaactgggttcttCCCAGTTTGGggaactgtgtgcactcccaattttcagttgtgaggagcaaggtaagaggaaatcctgggtagaaatgattgtgtggaagcaaggttgtgggaaaccctacccaggttttcctcctacattgtttccacagaatcacttctacccgggtttccacctaccttgcttaatcacaaaattgggagcacatggtACACACCTGCCAAACCCTGCTACAAcacaggttttggttgtgtgaatgacctcagtgacttTGGTTAGATGTCTGTGAGAGAAAACTGCAGCAAAACCATTCACAGTAATCAATATAGCCAAAactgtgtgggtgggtgcagaTGCTGCTCAAAGTATAGAATCCGCTCCTTTTCTGGGCACGTAACCTTTCAGCCTAGTATTTGAATCTTGACCTGTTGACCGCTTTCCCAGGAGCCCTTTCTACTTCCTTGTAAAAGGACTGTTGGGAGCTTGGTGGTGGGGCAGTTTAAGTAGCTTCAAGAAGTCTGCATTCAAAGGTGGGGAAACAGTTCCTGACACTTATAATGGAAGAGGCAGCAGACTTCCATTCTTACGTTTGCAGGTGGGATATGTGATGTTCTAGAACAAAGTTCAAAGCTGAACAGGGTTCTTATTGGTGCAATTCCTTGTCCAAACTTTAAAAGATGTACTTACATGTGTATAATGGcatatacatatgtgtgtgtgttttttccagtAAATCTGCAGTTTCCAAGATGGGCGACGTCGTAATCAATACCGTAGTATCAACTGGTGCagtattaaaaattaagaaatgcctGGCTGAGGTCAGCTTCTTTCAACTTTGTGCCTTTTTCCTGAGCCTTAGTGGATGGCTTATGTGTATGACATCCGCAATCCTTGTCCAGTGGAGAGTGTGGCACGTTAGTAACCACTATGGTGGAACCAGCATTGCTTGGATTGGGATTTGGGAGACCTGCCGTGTTGATGAAGCTCCGTCTATTGTTGATGAGCAAAATCTCATGAACTGTACAGAACTCAGCAACCTACACACcttcctccccagtgagattATAGCTGCCCAGAATCTCATGGTACTCGCTACCATTGCGGGGGCAGTGCAAACAGGCTTTCTCTCTGTGGCCTTCTTAAATATATATAAGAAGCAAAAACAGAGAAAACATGTTTCCAACCTTTTTTTGATTGCAGGCCTTATCAATTTGTCATCGGGAATAGGTGTCTTCATTCCAATTGTTTGGAATATGGTTTCTGTCTTGTCAGAAGCACCAATTTTCTTCCCTGAAGATTTCCATTTACCACATCAACCAGAATACCAATATGTTGGAGCTGCGCTTCCGATTGGGCTGATTTCTGCTGTTTTCCAGATCTTGAGCGGATGTTTTATTCTGTGCAATAACCATTTGGCAGTCAAGAAAATGTCAGCACTGGCAACAGAGGCATCTGCAAGGGCAAGTGAAACCACTCTTTGTCAAAAGTGTTCATTGTCCTTAGTGCCTAAAACCCCAAAGCCAGAGGAATCTGCTTCTGTGACCATCGAGAGCCCATTGGACGTGCAACACATTGAAAACCCATCTGTGATTCTCCAGATGGATAACTTCTCTGAAGACGTGACCAATCCCAGGGAGcctgttccatcactgcccgAAAGTCATATTGTATTGGTGACTCCATACACTGAACCAACAGTTGGTGATGAATCTAAATAATCAGATTCTAAACACACCAGGACATGAGCTGTATACATTTGAAAGTTATAGAAACCTTTGAAAGGGATAGTGGGTCTGTTTATGTTGcaggaatatttgtttgtttgtttgtttgtttgtttgtttattgctgtaggggttgtttttatactttggggATAACTTTTGTGCTGTTAACAATAATGGCTGTTTTCATGGTATAGGCTACTATTATCTTTGATAGTTTTATGTTTCTcaccttttattaaaaatatccaGCTATTTTAATCACATGATTGGCTCTTGTTATTTCATTAGTATGAAACAATGTACAATACCTTGATAACTAAAGTGCCACCCGGTCACATCACTGCCCTGCCTGAACACCCAAACCACAGGCaattcagggggtggggagttccaaCTATCATGAAATTACCACTTTAATTTCTGATCTGCCAATGAAAGCAATTTAACTGGCTGATCTGCCAATGAAAGCAATTAACTATCCAAAATGATAGAAGGGATAATTAGATTCTAAAGCTAGAAAAGACAAAGCGAGATGATATTTATGATAAGAACCATGGACTAATGTTCTCACTAACCATATGGAGGTACTGCGTGCAAGatacctgcatgcaaagcacataaaTTGCATGCAACCTAGAGCCGCACTGAGCAGGGGCCATGTTCCCTGTAGCAGTGATTCCCAGAAGTTATCAACTACATCAtcttcagctgcagtggcctttgggtaTTATGGGAtatagtcaaccacatctgggaatcccttttacagggaacactagtgggcaggggtggggttgaTTTTCACCATCTCTTCTTCTCCCAGAAGTGCTGTTTAATATACATAAATATGTCCTTGGGGGCTGCACAGGGGCAAAAGGGACATATTCTTGTATGTTTTATATGTTTGTATGAGCACTTTCAGGGCAAGGGCAGATTGGCTAAAATTTGTTCCACCTTTGCACACAGAGCCTGCACACAGTTAGTGAGGATGCTGACTGTTTGCTATGTGCAACTACTTAACAGAATAAATGTACCGGTTAGGATCTGTCATATTTTGTGTTGTACTACAGAACAGACACTAGAGGGAGGAAGAGTCAAATAAATGTTCATCATACAAAATATTACTAAGTTGCTGAATGACACAATGCTTAGTATTATTCAACAATAACTGCAGTTATTGTAGTTCTGTTGAGCAATAACTATTGAGCAATAATCTactagttttcaacaaaagtgccaaAAGGAGTGTCAGATTTTATACTGACCCTATTCCTGAAAGAGCTGTCTGAAAAGCAAAAATTAACCAGGTGGATGCTTATTTTATTGCATGCCTGGAAAGGCCTGCTTAACATCTTGCCTACCTTGTTGCCAAACCATGCATGTCACTAAAAGGAATATTGTACCTCCATCTTCCTTTTCTAAAAAATATAGCAACCAGAAAAAACCCCAATCAAATAGTGTGGGGAGAAGGGCATTTGGCCATCGCtttcaaagctgctttttgccTGTCAACAATACTTTGAGGTTGCTTTAAGACAGCTCTTAAAAGCGAAGATCTGTTGCAAAACTGGCAACCCTCCAGTGCCAAATACATGGAATCTCCCACTTGTATCTTCTTTATACTGTAGTGTAGGCCAAAGAGGGTCCCCTGGTGGCTGCATACTAGATCTGTCTTCCAATTGTCTGAATTTGAACACTGGTGGCCCTACTAAATTTTAACTAAAATTTAGAATAAAAATTTACCAGTGTAGAAATAGTGGCCAATATGAACTGCAGCCCTCTGGCAATGGTAAGAAGGCTGTGGggccacaagaagccttcagtgtgcctgcactgaaggcttcttcaTGCAGCAGAAGGGGAGAGTGCTTGTCACATCTCCTCCCTACTTCTTCCTTCCAAAAGTCTTGTCctcttgtataaatatgttcctgatgttgctcagccctcagggacagatttatACAAGCAGACAGGGCTTTTCAGAGGAGATGTGCAAATAgcgtgtcgtccccccccccccccccagttcagtccactTTGGAACGAAGCCTTTGGTGCAGGAACACAGAAGCTTCATTTGTGGACCCTCACCCCTTTGTAGTCCTCCTTCTGTCATTGTAAAACTGTagatcatgttggccactgcttGCAACATAAGCCATCTTCAGATGGTAGATATCCATGGATGCTGTCACTGGCACAGCATCCCCAGAAGTCCACTGCAGAGCCATACAGTGAAGACAGATGTTGTCTGAAGAGGCTAATGCAGCCCATATTCAAGCTTTCAACTTATTTATGAAGTGAAAGATGCTGGACTCAGAGGGAGATTCTCCCTGGGATACAGCACACTGGGGCACCAGCATTCTGAATCACAGGCAGAATCTTTCCCCAGCCAGCATAGCTTAGttgttagagtgttagactaggacgaGGAAGTCCTGAGTTTGAATCCCAATTCAaccatgaaaatcactgggtgattctggtcCAGTCGTgtgtgtctcagcctaacctccttcagaggattgttgtgaggataaaaataaccatgtacactactctgagctcctcagaggaaaagagggatataaatgggttgtttttttaaagtgtcactCCAAGCAACACTTAAGCATGGTGAGAGGGTGGAATTTGAGTGACAGTGCAGGGGGGAGGAAGTACAGGTCAGTGGTTGCATTGTTGGGCATCTATGGTTGCATTGACTGGGAGTCTTTGCTATTAGACAGCACCACTGCAAATGTTGCAATTGCAGCCCTCTGCTAGGTCTTTCCCCTGCTGCTGTACCAAACTTGGGCATTAGAGAAGCTTCTCTATTATGACAAGAACCCAACTCTTCCAATGGTGCTGGGTGTGCAGGTTTCCCTTATATTGAACTGGTGCACTGCAGACTTCACTACAAAACTTTGCCTTCTTAGACGACTCTCTTTAGTTGGGAAATCGTTGCTGCATGCCTACACCTGACATCACTTGTGCTTTACTCACAAACACCCCCCTCTGTTCAACAGGATACAATAGGGGATTAACCATTTGCCCTCCTGGATGCTTAAGAAGTGAAGAATTTGATGGTTTTCAGCACCCTACCAATGCTGGAATTCAGCATAGATGTAGCCAAAGTATTCCCCATCATATTATTCATGGTCACTTAGATGTAATTCAATTATCCAAAAACCTGCTGTGCCATCTAGTGAGTAAGGGGaagggttgtgtgaccctcagggatatattttggacaagctgattggaatggtgaggCCCACCCCCTgtcctcttgacctttgcccaacatggcttatactatctggcagagcaGTTGTtgaagaaggcctggtagagattataaattcatctctgagggaaggtaggatgcctcctagtcttaaggaggcaattattaggctGCTTCTGAAGacgcctaccttggatccctcaaagctgagtaactacaggcctgtctccaacctttcgtggctgggcaaggtaattgagagggtgacctcccagctctagacagtcttgggggaaactgattatctagacccatttcaaactggcttccaggctggctatggagtggagactgccttggtcggcctgatggatgatctccaagtgggaattgacagaggaagtgtgactctgttggtccttttggacctttcggtggctttcgatactattgaccatagtatccttctggagcgtctgagggcgTTGGGGGTGAgaagcactgctctgcagtggttccgctcctacctcacgggcaggttacagatggtgtcccttggagactgttgttctctgtggaggtaagggttgaattaacccaataagcccctttgaacaataCTCGACATGATCCGAGATCTGAGGAACAAATGCCTATCATTCTATTGCCTTGCTTCTATGTGAACAGCgactc of the Hemicordylus capensis ecotype Gifberg chromosome 3, rHemCap1.1.pri, whole genome shotgun sequence genome contains:
- the LOC128349042 gene encoding claudin-10-like, whose protein sequence is MGDVVINTVVSTGAVLKIKKCLAEVSFFQLCAFFLSLSGWLMCMTSAILVQWRVWHVSNHYGGTSIAWIGIWETCRVDEAPSIVDEQNLMNCTELSNLHTFLPSEIIAAQNLMVLATIAGAVQTGFLSVAFLNIYKKQKQRKHVSNLFLIAGLINLSSGIGVFIPIVWNMVSVLSEAPIFFPEDFHLPHQPEYQYVGAALPIGLISAVFQILSGCFILCNNHLAVKKMSALATEASARASETTLCQKCSLSLVPKTPKPEESASVTIESPLDVQHIENPSVILQMDNFSEDVTNPREPVPSLPESHIVLVTPYTEPTVGDESK